A region from the Bacteroidota bacterium genome encodes:
- the hypF gene encoding carbamoyltransferase HypF has product MGTLTTIRKEITVRGRVQGVGFRPLVYQLAYACELTGYVYNFGPGVFMALEGHPNQLDQFSHRLRTQLPPHAAITGWYETTLPATGLTTFIIAESPGGFPPEADITPDLATCPDCLKELFDPADRRYLYPFINCTACGPRFSIIEALPYDRPRTTMKTFPLCPDCFAEYHNPMNRRFHAQPVACPVCGPSVTLVTQKGEPIQTGQKAIEEVCRLILNGSLAAVKGLGGFQLLCDATSDAAVQLLRQRKHREEKPFAVMLPDDTWIDKVVVCNEVARPLLTSQSSPIVLLPAKEKNPISKWVNPGNPTLGVMLPYTPLHHLIMRLAGRPLVATSGNRSDEPICTDNQEALDRLGDIADVFLIHNRPIKRPVDDSVVRVVGNRTLVMRRARGYAPIPFQLPGTTGETVAATGGFLKNTVALHTGEKILISQHIGDLSTEEAIHHHQAVLNDIGNLYDLKPTVWISDLHPDYPSTRTALNQTGKQSSVQHHISHLAACRLEYGIRGPALGFSWDGTGLAEDGSIAGSEMVQTNDHDFKHIGRFLPFPLPGGDSAARDVWKPGLSLLSASFGNTEPEMEQLISEWPVKKTDLAIYRQLLGRPSVQCSSAGRVFDGLSACLGLSFRNSFEGQAAMALEFHSRESEAAPYPWQWLGSNPTFLDWRPLIRSAVSDHLKGVPVGEIGYRFHLTLTDMIHSVAQQQGVSQILLTGGCFQNQLLLSLTIDRLEKSGFKVFVPQQIPLNDGGLSAGQIAAYHFGWLKDR; this is encoded by the coding sequence ATGGGCACCCTGACTACCATCCGGAAGGAAATCACCGTCAGGGGACGGGTTCAGGGAGTTGGATTCCGGCCGTTGGTCTACCAGCTGGCCTATGCCTGTGAGCTAACCGGTTACGTCTACAATTTTGGTCCCGGGGTATTTATGGCCCTTGAAGGACACCCCAACCAGTTAGATCAGTTTTCACACCGACTCAGAACTCAGCTTCCTCCTCATGCCGCCATCACCGGTTGGTATGAAACGACTCTTCCTGCCACCGGGTTGACCACCTTCATCATCGCAGAAAGTCCGGGCGGATTCCCTCCTGAAGCTGATATCACTCCAGATCTGGCCACATGTCCGGATTGTCTGAAAGAACTGTTTGATCCGGCCGACCGGCGTTATCTGTATCCGTTCATCAACTGTACAGCCTGCGGACCGCGTTTCTCCATTATTGAGGCCTTGCCATACGACCGGCCCCGTACCACAATGAAAACGTTTCCCCTTTGTCCGGATTGTTTTGCCGAGTACCACAACCCGATGAACCGGCGTTTTCATGCCCAGCCGGTGGCCTGTCCGGTGTGCGGACCATCGGTAACTCTGGTCACACAAAAAGGAGAACCAATCCAAACCGGTCAAAAGGCCATCGAAGAGGTTTGCAGATTGATTCTGAACGGAAGCCTGGCTGCAGTAAAAGGTCTGGGCGGATTTCAGTTATTGTGCGATGCAACGTCAGACGCAGCGGTGCAGTTGCTTCGTCAGCGAAAACACCGCGAGGAAAAACCCTTTGCAGTCATGCTGCCCGACGACACCTGGATTGATAAAGTGGTAGTCTGCAACGAGGTTGCCCGGCCTTTGCTGACCAGTCAGTCCTCACCGATTGTTCTGCTTCCGGCTAAAGAGAAAAACCCGATCAGCAAATGGGTCAATCCGGGAAATCCGACACTGGGGGTGATGCTTCCTTACACCCCGCTTCATCACCTGATCATGCGCCTGGCTGGCCGGCCGCTTGTTGCCACGAGCGGCAACCGGAGCGATGAACCCATTTGTACGGATAATCAGGAGGCACTCGACCGTCTTGGCGACATTGCCGATGTATTCCTGATACACAACCGGCCTATCAAACGTCCTGTGGATGATTCGGTGGTCAGGGTTGTGGGCAACCGGACCCTGGTGATGCGGCGTGCACGGGGATATGCTCCGATTCCCTTTCAACTTCCTGGAACCACCGGAGAGACCGTTGCGGCCACCGGTGGATTTCTGAAAAATACCGTGGCTCTGCACACCGGGGAAAAAATCCTCATCAGTCAGCATATTGGTGATTTATCCACCGAAGAGGCCATACATCATCATCAGGCCGTACTGAATGACATCGGAAATCTGTATGATCTGAAACCAACCGTCTGGATCAGCGATCTGCATCCGGACTATCCATCGACACGTACGGCCCTGAACCAAACCGGAAAACAGAGTTCCGTTCAGCATCACATTTCCCATCTGGCTGCCTGCCGGCTTGAATATGGCATTCGGGGCCCCGCACTCGGGTTCTCCTGGGATGGAACCGGGCTGGCAGAGGATGGAAGCATTGCCGGCAGTGAAATGGTGCAGACCAATGATCATGATTTCAAACACATCGGGCGGTTTCTTCCCTTTCCGCTTCCTGGTGGCGATTCGGCTGCGCGCGACGTCTGGAAACCCGGGCTTTCCCTGCTTTCGGCTTCATTCGGAAATACAGAACCAGAAATGGAACAGTTGATTTCGGAATGGCCGGTAAAGAAAACCGACCTTGCCATTTACCGGCAGTTACTTGGAAGACCTTCGGTTCAATGTTCAAGTGCAGGCCGGGTATTCGACGGACTTTCTGCCTGCCTGGGGCTGTCGTTCCGAAATTCCTTCGAAGGTCAGGCAGCCATGGCGCTGGAGTTTCACTCACGGGAATCGGAAGCAGCTCCTTATCCGTGGCAGTGGCTCGGATCAAATCCCACCTTTCTGGATTGGCGTCCCCTCATCCGATCGGCAGTGTCGGATCATCTGAAAGGAGTACCGGTTGGTGAAATCGGGTATCGGTTTCACCTGACTCTTACCGACATGATTCATTCTGTGGCACAACAGCAGGGGGTCAGTCAGATATTGCTGACCGGTGG
- a CDS encoding sulfite exporter TauE/SafE family protein, which translates to MDAILTGFSFGFLHVFSGPDHLAAVAPLSANANRKGWLTGLRWGFGHSTGVLVIGILALMFREWLDIELISSVNEKLVAIVLIGIGAWGLLTLRKTTIHRHSHDHPGHDHEHLHVHVGNTSHHQHRLAHTAVGVGIIHGLAGSSHLFGILPALAFPDTVSVILYLTAFTVGTLAAMSGFGGLTGLIAHRFQLAGPRWISGFMVTCSLSAVVVGLFWFFI; encoded by the coding sequence ATGGATGCAATTCTCACTGGATTCAGTTTTGGATTTTTGCATGTTTTTTCAGGTCCGGATCATCTGGCAGCCGTGGCCCCACTCAGTGCAAATGCAAACCGCAAGGGCTGGCTGACCGGACTTCGCTGGGGTTTTGGGCATTCCACCGGCGTTCTGGTAATTGGAATTCTTGCCCTGATGTTCAGGGAATGGCTTGATATTGAGCTGATCAGTTCGGTGAATGAAAAACTGGTTGCCATCGTTCTCATCGGAATTGGTGCATGGGGACTTCTGACCCTGAGAAAAACCACCATCCACCGGCATTCCCATGATCACCCGGGTCATGACCATGAACATCTGCATGTGCATGTCGGTAATACCAGTCACCATCAGCACCGTCTGGCCCACACTGCCGTCGGAGTCGGGATTATCCATGGTCTGGCCGGCAGTTCCCATCTTTTCGGAATACTCCCTGCCCTGGCTTTCCCAGATACCGTTAGTGTTATTCTGTACCTGACCGCCTTCACAGTCGGAACACTGGCAGCCATGTCGGGTTTCGGAGGACTCACCGGTCTGATCGCCCACCGGTTTCAGCTTGCCGGACCCAGGTGGATTTCCGGGTTTATGGTGACCTGCTCGCTTTCTGCCGTTGTGGTGGGACTTTTCTGGTTCTTTATCTGA
- a CDS encoding response regulator has product MFSLFASPEFASRPSGSDTSENWLTSIDGQGKRILVIDDEYLIRHLMTDVLSSVNFRVVTAPDGEEGMRLYREAPESWDLVILDMVMPVMNGEEVFRQIITQNPSQRVLICSGYNDRYEVDSMIQDGAIGLLAKPFNLRELFTFLKKSTDI; this is encoded by the coding sequence GTGTTTTCTCTGTTTGCTTCTCCTGAATTTGCCTCCCGGCCCTCGGGATCCGATACCAGTGAAAACTGGTTGACCAGCATTGATGGTCAGGGAAAGCGTATTCTTGTCATTGACGATGAATACCTGATCAGACACCTGATGACCGATGTCCTGAGTTCGGTTAACTTTCGTGTGGTGACTGCGCCCGATGGAGAAGAAGGCATGCGTCTCTACCGGGAAGCCCCGGAATCATGGGATCTGGTGATCCTTGATATGGTGATGCCGGTGATGAACGGAGAAGAAGTTTTCCGGCAGATCATCACCCAGAATCCTTCCCAACGGGTTCTGATCTGCTCGGGATACAACGATCGGTATGAGGTCGATTCCATGATTCAGGATGGTGCCATTGGTTTACTGGCCAAGCCATTCAACCTCAGGGAATTGTTCACCTTCCTGAAAAAATCAACCGATATCTGA